A stretch of Sinimarinibacterium sp. NLF-5-8 DNA encodes these proteins:
- a CDS encoding RND family transporter, which translates to MDNLRGRLARWTIEHRQWVGLMFIALTAFLAVGMARVDIRTIFADLLPTDDPFVQAYADHPNFGNPLTVTIMVKRTDGQNIYNRETLQKVWDLTRDVDLISGVDHDRIISITTEKANYAEATPFGIEMQPLMGDSVPADDAELKDLERKVERAPMARTYLISEDQTATLIRAAFHESELDYGKVFAALKTLTDAAADDKHAVRLVGQPVLTGWVYQLQGQTYAIFAVTLGLLVMALVFYMRNVTGVAVPVICSLVAAIWGFGFVGWLGSPIEPLLMVVPLLLVARSFSHCIQYTERYYEIYNHLRDRVAASEATLSCMMAPSILGIIADVIAIFVIGIAPIPAMQRFALFCGMWAVWLIPTGVMLISILLCYLPAPRNIDAIVGETEGKGIHKLQKDVLVKVASWVSGKKSRITVMVLGPVFLAGILVSFQIAIGNPVEGSNLLWEDSEFNVGVKDINDHFPGVNSLEILFESKRPDDPQLRAARTAEAYRLSKAIQRAVEGGDHPPGISRSFSDVMEEGNRLYSGGHPAWLPLDPSDRSVTAAGTAVAFGQNPLNFSDMTDFQYQHSTVSLFYRDNKQATVDGALETARKAVEAVGMDHANIRIRLASGTIALQEAMNSVVARYHWILVGLCCLGIFICAAYAYRSSVAAIILLLPTLLSNFLLLATMHIMGIGLDINSVMVTVLGVGVGIDYGIYLMSRICEEYGHQGENWERAIFEAMTTTGKAIMFTASIMLIGILPWYFLSDLKFMADMGLLLAAVMLINMVLALIVLPLLVWLIKPNFVTAKDLMVGEGIDLDQFKKTLEEKRRQNGFAASAVGS; encoded by the coding sequence ATGGATAACCTTCGTGGCCGTCTGGCGCGCTGGACGATCGAACACCGCCAATGGGTGGGACTGATGTTCATTGCGCTGACGGCATTTCTGGCCGTCGGCATGGCGCGGGTCGATATCCGCACCATTTTTGCCGACCTGTTGCCCACGGATGATCCGTTCGTGCAGGCGTATGCGGATCATCCGAATTTTGGCAATCCGCTGACGGTGACGATCATGGTCAAGCGCACCGATGGCCAGAACATCTACAACCGGGAAACCCTGCAAAAAGTCTGGGATTTGACCCGCGACGTGGATTTGATCAGTGGCGTGGATCATGACCGCATCATTTCGATCACCACCGAGAAAGCGAACTACGCCGAGGCGACGCCGTTCGGCATCGAGATGCAGCCGCTGATGGGCGATTCGGTGCCTGCCGATGACGCCGAACTCAAAGACCTGGAGCGCAAGGTTGAACGCGCGCCAATGGCCAGAACCTACCTGATCTCCGAGGATCAGACGGCCACGCTGATCCGCGCGGCGTTTCATGAAAGCGAGCTGGATTACGGCAAGGTGTTTGCTGCGCTCAAGACGCTGACGGACGCTGCTGCGGACGACAAGCACGCGGTGCGGTTGGTTGGGCAGCCGGTGTTGACCGGCTGGGTGTACCAATTGCAAGGGCAGACCTACGCGATCTTCGCCGTCACGCTAGGGCTGCTGGTGATGGCGCTGGTGTTCTACATGCGCAACGTCACCGGCGTTGCGGTGCCGGTGATTTGCAGTCTGGTGGCGGCGATCTGGGGTTTTGGCTTCGTTGGCTGGCTGGGATCGCCGATCGAGCCGTTGCTGATGGTGGTGCCGTTGCTGCTGGTGGCGCGTTCGTTCTCGCACTGCATCCAGTACACCGAACGCTACTACGAGATTTACAACCACCTGCGGGATCGCGTCGCAGCGTCCGAGGCCACGCTGTCCTGCATGATGGCGCCGTCGATTCTCGGCATCATCGCCGACGTGATCGCCATTTTCGTGATCGGCATTGCACCGATCCCGGCCATGCAACGGTTTGCCCTGTTCTGCGGCATGTGGGCGGTCTGGCTGATCCCGACCGGCGTGATGCTGATTTCGATCCTGCTGTGCTACTTGCCCGCGCCGCGCAACATCGACGCCATCGTGGGCGAAACCGAAGGCAAGGGCATCCACAAATTGCAGAAGGACGTGCTGGTCAAGGTGGCGTCGTGGGTGAGTGGCAAAAAATCCCGCATCACCGTGATGGTACTGGGGCCGGTGTTCCTCGCCGGGATTCTGGTGTCGTTCCAGATTGCCATTGGCAATCCCGTGGAAGGCAGCAACCTGCTGTGGGAGGACTCGGAATTCAACGTCGGCGTCAAAGACATCAACGACCACTTTCCGGGCGTCAACTCACTGGAAATCCTGTTCGAGTCCAAGCGCCCCGATGATCCCCAATTGCGCGCCGCGCGTACTGCCGAGGCGTATCGGCTGTCCAAGGCGATCCAGCGTGCGGTTGAAGGCGGCGATCACCCGCCGGGTATTTCCCGCTCGTTTTCCGACGTGATGGAAGAAGGCAATCGCCTCTATTCCGGCGGGCATCCGGCGTGGTTGCCGCTCGATCCGAGTGACCGTTCGGTGACCGCCGCCGGTACGGCCGTGGCATTTGGTCAGAACCCGCTGAATTTCTCGGACATGACCGACTTTCAGTACCAGCACTCCACGGTGTCGTTGTTCTACCGCGACAACAAACAGGCGACGGTAGACGGCGCGCTGGAAACGGCACGCAAGGCGGTGGAGGCGGTGGGTATGGATCACGCCAACATCCGCATCCGTCTGGCGTCGGGAACGATTGCCTTGCAGGAGGCGATGAACAGCGTCGTTGCCCGTTATCACTGGATTCTGGTCGGGCTGTGCTGTCTGGGTATTTTCATCTGCGCTGCGTATGCCTACCGCAGCAGCGTGGCCGCCATCATCCTGCTGTTGCCAACGCTGCTGTCCAACTTTCTGCTGCTGGCGACCATGCACATCATGGGGATCGGCCTCGACATCAACTCGGTGATGGTGACGGTGCTGGGCGTCGGCGTCGGGATCGACTACGGCATCTATCTGATGTCGCGTATCTGTGAGGAATACGGCCATCAGGGCGAGAACTGGGAACGCGCGATTTTCGAGGCGATGACCACCACCGGCAAGGCGATCATGTTCACGGCTTCGATCATGTTGATCGGCATCTTGCCGTGGTACTTCCTGTCCGATCTGAAGTTCATGGCCGACATGGGGTTGCTGCTGGCCGCCGTCATGCTCATCAACATGGTGCTCGCGCTGATCGTGCTGCCGTTGCTGGTGTGGCTGATCAAACCGAACTTCGTCACCGCCAAGGATCTGATGGTGGGCGAGGGCATCGACCTCGATCAGTTCAAGAAAACACTCGAAGAAAAGCGTCGCCAGAACGGCTTCGCGGCCTCTGCCGTGGGCAGTTGA
- a CDS encoding DUF1329 domain-containing protein — MRIRKYDVDYGRRKMMQSVLYGLGAGVLMPWEKVLASGGSVTKAYPDELLSIEVQSKGKVKVGDYITKDNVEYVKHLLDPGAIEQITGPEGRKIRIKAPTLNPRDLVSAAYYDATEEDIKSGHKGKFDADGNVVDENGKRWSGGLPFVNPTTGVEVWANMCLNIGRADNACYVIEQKDYGATGKQEYHYNFQWVELNSTARNDRKVFRGLENELRRQCVFFAASQDVRGTSFLSIWDYDMRKIPQLYGYLPEFRRVRQFPSNQRFEPLVPGATWFLSDPWAAGDPYLTWGNHKIIERKPMLGAWSSDFSKHDENWEPPRQKDNPKFFDIPYEMAPEVIVTSCEPVGYPRSPVSKRVAYVDARNGMAASNIRYDRQGKIWSNFEMAHGQFIGGGADGKRVILSADGKNPAWSWTYVHIYDFQNRRMSLCNHSKGAAGIEARFQADPEWLYETYCTQQALQQLGRA; from the coding sequence ATGCGGATCAGAAAATATGACGTCGATTACGGTCGGCGCAAAATGATGCAGAGCGTGCTCTACGGTCTTGGCGCGGGCGTGTTGATGCCGTGGGAAAAGGTTCTGGCTTCGGGCGGTTCGGTCACCAAGGCGTATCCCGACGAACTGTTGTCGATCGAGGTGCAGTCGAAAGGCAAGGTCAAGGTCGGTGACTACATCACCAAGGACAATGTCGAGTACGTCAAGCATCTGCTCGATCCCGGTGCCATCGAGCAAATCACCGGCCCCGAAGGCCGCAAGATTCGCATCAAGGCGCCGACCCTCAACCCGCGCGATCTGGTCAGTGCGGCCTATTACGACGCCACCGAGGAGGACATCAAGTCCGGCCACAAGGGCAAATTTGATGCCGATGGCAACGTCGTCGATGAAAACGGCAAACGCTGGTCTGGTGGTCTGCCGTTCGTGAATCCGACCACCGGAGTCGAAGTCTGGGCGAACATGTGCCTGAACATTGGCCGCGCCGACAATGCCTGCTACGTCATTGAGCAGAAAGACTACGGCGCAACCGGCAAGCAGGAATACCACTACAACTTCCAGTGGGTGGAGTTGAACAGCACCGCGCGTAACGATCGCAAGGTATTCCGTGGGCTGGAAAACGAGCTGCGTCGCCAGTGCGTGTTCTTTGCCGCGTCGCAAGACGTGCGTGGCACGTCGTTCCTGAGCATCTGGGACTACGACATGCGCAAGATTCCGCAGCTTTATGGCTATCTGCCGGAATTCCGCCGCGTGCGCCAGTTCCCGTCCAACCAGCGTTTCGAGCCGTTGGTTCCGGGCGCAACCTGGTTCCTCAGCGATCCGTGGGCGGCGGGCGATCCGTACCTGACGTGGGGCAACCACAAGATCATCGAGCGCAAGCCGATGCTCGGTGCGTGGTCGTCGGACTTTTCCAAGCATGATGAAAACTGGGAGCCGCCGCGCCAGAAGGACAATCCCAAGTTCTTCGACATTCCGTATGAAATGGCGCCCGAAGTCATCGTCACCAGTTGCGAACCCGTGGGGTATCCGCGCTCGCCGGTGTCCAAGCGCGTCGCTTACGTCGATGCCCGCAACGGCATGGCGGCCAGCAATATCCGCTATGACCGTCAGGGCAAGATCTGGTCGAACTTTGAAATGGCGCACGGCCAGTTCATTGGCGGCGGTGCCGATGGCAAGCGCGTGATCCTGAGCGCGGATGGCAAGAATCCGGCGTGGTCGTGGACGTATGTGCACATCTACGACTTCCAGAATCGCCGCATGTCGCTGTGCAACCACAGCAAGGGCGCGGCGGGTATCGAAGCGCGCTTTCAGGCCGATCCCGAATGGCTCTACGAAACCTACTGCACGCAGCAGGCGCTGCAACAGTTGGGTCGCGCCTGA